In Synechococcus sp. A18-25c, a single window of DNA contains:
- a CDS encoding DEAD/DEAH box helicase: MARIRPRGVWRGSGRGWEFPLAAADLLLERFGGRFRVEEELLSWLHWHRHPLPPLPHHRVLVASADLDQPLLDGRMPLPHQRSGARWLLARRGALLADEMGLGKTLTALLAARALMRAVSLRLMVIAPVGLHPHWRREAAALDLEFSLHSWAKLPVALPEAGTLLLVDEAHYAQSLQAQRTQAFLRLARHPRLRAVWMLTGTPIRNGRPIQFFPLLAAMDHPIARDQKAFEEIFCQGHWSESGGQRRWRADGASRLEELRHLTRPLVLHRRKQSVLGLPAKTRQMHSVSLAADQNRGLDHRLRLVVEDYRHRVLAGEVRSDAESLAVLTSMRMIAAEFKLPAARSLVQKLRSTGEAIVLFSSFVSPLQLLQEDLGGELLTGRQKPEQRQEAVDRFQVGDSDLLLATYGAGGLGFTLHRARHVVLLERPWTPGDVEQAEDRCHRIGMDGGLTSHWLQLGLADQLVDALVASKANRIELLLGPRQVKLDRQPLPAMVARCLQDC; the protein is encoded by the coding sequence ATGGCGAGGATCCGCCCTCGGGGTGTTTGGAGAGGTTCGGGTCGTGGCTGGGAATTTCCTCTGGCAGCCGCCGATTTGCTACTTGAGCGTTTCGGAGGGCGCTTCCGTGTTGAAGAGGAGCTGCTGAGCTGGCTTCACTGGCATCGTCATCCGCTTCCACCGCTTCCGCACCATCGCGTCTTGGTGGCCAGTGCCGATTTGGATCAACCGCTGTTGGATGGACGCATGCCGTTGCCCCATCAGCGCTCGGGCGCGCGCTGGCTGCTGGCCAGGCGTGGGGCGTTGCTTGCCGATGAGATGGGACTTGGAAAAACGCTCACTGCCTTGCTGGCGGCCCGGGCGCTAATGCGTGCTGTCTCGCTGCGCCTGATGGTGATTGCGCCCGTAGGTCTGCACCCGCATTGGCGCCGCGAAGCTGCAGCGTTAGATCTGGAGTTCAGCTTGCACAGCTGGGCCAAGTTGCCCGTTGCGTTGCCAGAGGCCGGCACCTTGCTACTGGTAGACGAAGCGCATTACGCCCAATCTCTGCAGGCGCAGCGCACGCAGGCGTTCTTGAGGCTGGCGCGGCATCCTCGCCTGCGCGCGGTGTGGATGCTGACCGGCACGCCTATCCGCAACGGTCGTCCGATTCAGTTCTTTCCACTGCTGGCAGCGATGGATCATCCGATTGCGCGTGATCAGAAGGCCTTTGAAGAGATCTTCTGTCAGGGACATTGGAGTGAGAGTGGTGGTCAGCGCCGCTGGCGCGCTGATGGTGCCAGCCGCCTGGAGGAATTGCGTCATCTCACCCGCCCCCTCGTGTTGCACCGCCGGAAGCAGTCAGTTCTCGGTCTTCCGGCGAAGACGCGACAAATGCACTCGGTTTCCCTGGCGGCAGATCAGAACCGAGGGCTGGATCACCGCTTGCGTCTGGTGGTGGAGGACTATCGCCATCGCGTGTTGGCTGGTGAGGTCCGCTCCGATGCTGAATCCCTGGCTGTTCTCACCTCCATGCGCATGATCGCAGCGGAGTTCAAGCTGCCGGCGGCCCGCAGCCTGGTGCAGAAGTTACGCAGTACAGGAGAGGCCATTGTCTTGTTCAGTTCCTTTGTGAGCCCACTTCAGCTGCTTCAGGAGGATCTTGGTGGCGAACTGCTAACCGGCCGGCAGAAACCCGAGCAACGCCAGGAGGCGGTAGACCGCTTTCAAGTCGGCGATTCGGACCTGTTGCTGGCCACCTATGGAGCGGGTGGCTTGGGATTCACCCTCCACCGGGCCCGTCACGTGGTGTTGCTCGAACGACCCTGGACCCCTGGTGACGTGGAACAGGCGGAAGATCGCTGTCACCGCATCGGCATGGATGGTGGTCTCACCAGCCACTGGTTGCAGTTGGGTCTGGCGGATCAGCTCGTGGATGCCTTGGTGGCCAGCAAGGCCAACCGGATTGAACTGCTCTTGGGACCCCGCCAGGTCAAGCTTGATCGTCAACCGTTGCCGGCCATGGTGGCGCGCTGTTTGCAGGATTGCTGA
- the cbiD gene encoding cobalt-precorrin-5B (C(1))-methyltransferase CbiD — protein MAETSAVSATGLTLPVWVAAAARAAVLVLQGGAAPASVELRIPGEQASRSVPVWAAARLEDGTQALAITVCDPGRGLDLTRGLEIWVRAARTSAPGRGFQVTAGAGVGRHVQDGGLCISGFARELLDLNLTDLLTVESALELEVVLPRGQELALRTSNAAFGVVDGLALIGTQAEVQTSASPDQLELLLAQLTELASQSGFAGQLTLVIGENGMDLAHQLGLSQQQPVLKAGNWIGPVLVAAAEAGVRELLLLGYHGKLIKLAGGIFHTHHHLADARFEVLAALAVQQGLSTERIRPLLQVASLEQAWEWLASQDAGQARALWMSMAGAVEQRSQGYLQRYGCPAMAIGAALFSRDRQLRWAGPEGLRMLGHAGLSLEPLLGGESGGPSLR, from the coding sequence ATCGCTGAGACGTCTGCTGTGTCTGCAACCGGGTTGACCTTGCCCGTTTGGGTGGCGGCTGCAGCGCGCGCGGCTGTGCTGGTGCTGCAGGGTGGTGCTGCGCCTGCAAGCGTTGAACTAAGAATCCCAGGCGAACAGGCGTCTCGTTCTGTGCCTGTTTGGGCTGCTGCTCGCCTGGAGGATGGGACTCAGGCGCTGGCCATCACGGTCTGTGACCCAGGCCGAGGGCTTGATCTCACGCGCGGTCTGGAGATCTGGGTGCGTGCAGCCCGCACATCTGCTCCTGGACGCGGGTTTCAAGTGACAGCCGGTGCTGGCGTTGGACGGCACGTCCAGGACGGCGGGCTCTGCATTTCCGGGTTCGCTCGGGAGTTGCTGGACCTCAACCTCACGGATCTGCTCACAGTGGAGTCCGCTCTGGAGTTGGAGGTGGTGCTGCCCCGTGGCCAGGAGTTGGCCTTGCGCACCAGCAATGCAGCGTTTGGGGTGGTGGACGGTCTGGCGCTGATCGGAACGCAGGCTGAGGTGCAGACCAGTGCATCGCCTGATCAACTGGAGTTGCTGTTGGCCCAGTTAACAGAGCTGGCATCTCAGTCTGGCTTTGCTGGACAGCTCACCCTGGTAATCGGTGAAAACGGAATGGATCTGGCCCATCAACTTGGTTTGTCCCAGCAGCAACCGGTGCTGAAGGCGGGGAACTGGATCGGTCCGGTGTTGGTGGCCGCGGCCGAAGCTGGTGTCCGCGAATTGCTTCTGCTTGGTTACCACGGAAAACTGATCAAACTGGCCGGAGGGATTTTTCACACCCATCACCACCTGGCGGATGCCCGCTTTGAGGTGTTGGCCGCTCTGGCGGTGCAGCAGGGCCTGAGCACGGAGCGCATCCGTCCCTTGCTGCAGGTCGCATCGCTGGAGCAGGCCTGGGAATGGCTCGCCTCGCAGGATGCAGGCCAAGCCAGAGCGCTTTGGATGTCCATGGCTGGGGCAGTTGAGCAGCGCAGTCAGGGCTACTTGCAGCGCTATGGCTGTCCGGCCATGGCGATTGGCGCTGCCTTGTTCAGTCGTGATCGTCAGCTGCGCTGGGCAGGCCCTGAAGGCCTGCGGATGCTGGGCCATGCGGGCCTGAGTCTGGAGCCCTTGCTGGGCGGTGAAAGTGGAGGCCCTTCTCTACGCTGA
- a CDS encoding DUF6554 family protein, giving the protein MASLRTRLALLLPMAGMLLAAGPAEAAAAGPAQKGAQMYCFMRSNGNNHEVSWEASYALIKRQSSGLFKTSPEHAAVMIAEAVVADPGNYPDCGKYLGDLFGGSQNSSSSFNNSSVGASDSGTSESWDATERYSY; this is encoded by the coding sequence ATGGCCAGCCTCCGCACCCGCCTTGCTCTCCTTCTTCCCATGGCCGGGATGCTGCTGGCCGCTGGTCCTGCTGAAGCCGCTGCGGCCGGTCCGGCCCAGAAAGGGGCTCAGATGTATTGCTTCATGCGCAGCAACGGCAACAACCACGAGGTGAGCTGGGAAGCGTCCTACGCCTTAATCAAGCGGCAGAGCAGTGGACTGTTCAAAACATCTCCGGAACATGCCGCCGTCATGATCGCCGAAGCGGTGGTGGCCGACCCGGGCAACTACCCCGACTGCGGCAAATACCTCGGAGATCTCTTTGGTGGCTCCCAGAACAGCAGCTCAAGCTTCAACAACTCTTCGGTCGGTGCCAGTGACTCAGGAACATCGGAGAGCTGGGATGCTACTGAGCGGTACAGCTACTGA
- a CDS encoding serine protease inhibitor, producing the protein MLPSCDGSRVIRAFERQWIPLDRLVKALVASALLGAAFLLAPEQPEQQASICQQHHSVEACRVW; encoded by the coding sequence ATGCTGCCTTCTTGTGATGGCAGTCGTGTGATCAGGGCCTTTGAGCGGCAGTGGATCCCTTTGGACAGGCTGGTCAAAGCCCTTGTGGCGTCAGCGCTCCTGGGCGCTGCGTTTCTGCTGGCGCCTGAGCAGCCTGAGCAGCAGGCGTCGATTTGTCAGCAGCATCATTCCGTCGAAGCTTGCAGGGTCTGGTAA
- a CDS encoding alanine--glyoxylate aminotransferase family protein has product MQDKLTLMIPGPTPVPETVLKAMGRHPIGHRSGEFQAVVERTTAQLCWLHQTSSDVLVITGSGTAAMEAGIINTVSRGDKVLCGDNGKFGERWVKVARAYGLEVEVVKAEWGQPLNPEAFRAALEADTAKAIKAVILTHSETSTGVINDLEAISAHVNAHGTALTIADCVTSLGATNVPMDAWGLDVVASGSQKGYMMPPGLSFVAMSERAWQAYERSNLPKFYLDLGPYRKTAAKNSNPFTPAVNLYFALDAALEMMQAEGLDAIFARHARHRDASLAAMKAIGLPLFAAEGHGSPAITAVAPDGIDAEQLRKAVKDRYDILLAGGQDHLKGKVFRIGHLGFVCDRDVLTAVAAIESVLQSLGLHKGTMGAGVSAASLALSR; this is encoded by the coding sequence GTGCAGGACAAGCTCACCCTGATGATCCCCGGGCCCACCCCGGTGCCCGAAACGGTTCTCAAGGCCATGGGCCGGCACCCGATCGGTCACCGCAGCGGTGAATTCCAGGCCGTGGTGGAGCGCACCACCGCCCAACTGTGCTGGCTGCACCAAACCAGCAGCGACGTGTTGGTGATCACCGGCAGCGGCACGGCCGCCATGGAAGCCGGAATTATCAACACCGTCAGCCGCGGCGACAAGGTGCTCTGCGGCGACAACGGCAAGTTCGGCGAACGCTGGGTGAAAGTGGCCCGCGCCTACGGGCTCGAGGTGGAGGTGGTGAAGGCCGAATGGGGCCAACCCCTCAACCCTGAGGCCTTCCGGGCTGCCCTGGAAGCAGACACCGCCAAAGCCATCAAGGCAGTGATCCTCACCCACTCGGAAACCTCCACAGGCGTGATCAACGACCTGGAGGCGATCAGTGCTCACGTGAACGCTCACGGCACCGCCCTCACCATCGCGGATTGCGTCACCAGTCTTGGGGCCACCAATGTCCCGATGGATGCCTGGGGACTGGATGTGGTGGCATCAGGGTCACAGAAGGGCTACATGATGCCCCCGGGTCTGAGCTTTGTGGCCATGAGCGAACGCGCCTGGCAGGCCTATGAGCGATCCAATCTGCCCAAGTTTTATCTGGATCTCGGTCCTTACCGAAAAACAGCTGCCAAAAACAGCAACCCTTTCACACCAGCAGTCAATCTCTATTTCGCTCTTGACGCGGCTCTGGAGATGATGCAAGCCGAAGGCCTGGACGCAATCTTTGCCCGCCATGCCCGCCATCGCGACGCCTCACTGGCTGCAATGAAAGCGATCGGACTGCCGCTGTTCGCAGCGGAAGGTCACGGAAGTCCTGCCATCACCGCTGTCGCTCCTGACGGCATCGATGCTGAACAGCTGCGCAAGGCCGTCAAAGACCGCTACGACATTCTTCTCGCTGGTGGCCAGGACCACCTCAAAGGCAAAGTGTTCCGCATCGGTCATCTGGGATTTGTGTGCGATCGCGATGTGCTCACCGCTGTAGCAGCCATTGAATCGGTCCTCCAATCCCTTGGACTGCATAAAGGAACGATGGGTGCAGGTGTGAGCGCAGCTTCACTAGCTTTGAGTCGCTGA
- a CDS encoding AbrB family transcriptional regulator, with translation MPPLMTLLIYVLAGIGIGLLALCTGLPAAPLAGALLGAALVSMSGRIETAQWPAGTRTALEIGIGTVIGTGLTRASLEQLQSLWKPAVLITLTLVMTGLVVGLWASRLLGVDPLITLLGAAPGGISGMSLVGANYGVGAAVAALHAVRLITVLLVLPLMVKLLTPLGVGNS, from the coding sequence ATGCCTCCTTTGATGACCCTGCTGATCTACGTGCTGGCCGGGATCGGCATAGGACTGCTGGCACTTTGCACCGGCCTTCCCGCGGCTCCTCTGGCCGGGGCGCTGCTGGGAGCCGCCCTGGTGAGCATGAGCGGTCGCATTGAGACCGCCCAATGGCCAGCAGGCACCCGCACGGCTCTAGAAATCGGCATCGGCACCGTGATCGGCACCGGACTGACACGAGCATCGCTGGAGCAGTTGCAAAGCCTCTGGAAACCGGCCGTTCTGATCACCCTCACGCTGGTGATGACGGGACTGGTCGTCGGGCTGTGGGCGAGTCGGCTCCTGGGGGTCGACCCCCTAATCACCCTCTTGGGAGCTGCACCAGGCGGCATTAGCGGCATGAGTCTGGTGGGTGCGAATTACGGCGTTGGCGCTGCCGTGGCTGCGCTGCACGCTGTACGTCTGATCACCGTTCTCTTGGTGCTCCCACTGATGGTGAAACTGCTGACACCGCTGGGAGTCGGCAATTCCTGA
- a CDS encoding SDR family oxidoreductase, giving the protein MPDPLVNRCRPLPEGSTLCILGAGFSGRRLASLAEAMGMRVITTRRNPDPGSKALPFDSANNLMPPASAFEGVTHLLSTIPPGRETSDPVLRTLGPLLQQQPLRWVGYLSTTGVYGNTNGEWVREADPPNATQERSRRRLACEQEWLKSGLPVQILRLPGIYGPGRSPLAAVKAGTLQPIDKPGQVFCRVHIDDIAAACLHLMHCSAEGHHPSVVNVCDHEPAPSALLQRHAAELQGCPLPDAKPYGEAEAEMSPMARSFWAENRRVSNDLLCKELGYTMVHPNFRSGLAQCLEQERLMEQQVPSAAGSRAATHATASAGPDR; this is encoded by the coding sequence ATGCCTGATCCGCTTGTCAACCGCTGCCGGCCACTGCCTGAAGGCTCAACACTCTGCATCCTTGGAGCCGGCTTCAGTGGTCGCCGTCTCGCGTCCCTCGCCGAAGCAATGGGGATGCGGGTAATCACGACCAGACGCAACCCTGATCCAGGCAGCAAGGCGCTTCCATTCGACAGCGCCAACAACCTGATGCCGCCAGCCTCAGCCTTTGAAGGGGTGACGCATCTGCTGAGCACCATCCCGCCTGGCCGCGAGACCAGCGACCCGGTGTTGCGCACCCTTGGCCCGCTGCTGCAACAACAACCGCTGCGCTGGGTCGGCTATCTCTCCACCACCGGCGTCTACGGCAACACCAATGGAGAGTGGGTTCGCGAAGCGGATCCGCCCAATGCGACGCAGGAGCGCAGCCGGCGACGCCTGGCTTGCGAGCAAGAATGGCTCAAGAGTGGTCTGCCGGTTCAGATTCTGCGACTGCCGGGGATCTACGGCCCAGGACGATCACCACTTGCCGCCGTCAAGGCCGGCACGCTTCAGCCGATCGACAAGCCCGGACAGGTGTTCTGTCGGGTGCACATCGATGACATCGCCGCGGCCTGCCTGCACCTGATGCACTGCTCTGCAGAGGGTCACCATCCAAGCGTGGTGAACGTTTGTGATCACGAACCGGCACCCAGTGCACTCCTCCAACGCCATGCCGCAGAGCTGCAGGGATGCCCGCTGCCGGATGCCAAGCCCTACGGCGAGGCGGAAGCCGAGATGAGCCCCATGGCGCGCTCCTTTTGGGCGGAGAACCGACGGGTCAGCAATGACCTGCTCTGCAAGGAGCTTGGCTACACGATGGTGCATCCAAATTTCCGCAGCGGGCTGGCCCAGTGCCTGGAACAGGAACGGCTCATGGAGCAACAGGTTCCGTCCGCTGCGGGTTCAAGAGCGGCAACTCATGCCACTGCATCGGCCGGTCCGGATCGATGA
- the pdxA gene encoding 4-hydroxythreonine-4-phosphate dehydrogenase PdxA, whose translation MTTTSNCPDANQRLVIALGDPAGIGMEVTLKALADPQRPANVSPLLVGCRASLERAAQQLKERTQAPIADPDGLEVDDQPIPGGPLEPGSAGSISGAASFQWLTRAVQLVQQGQGCALVTAPIAKHAWHAAGHRYPGQTERLAELDGGKRASMLFTALSPQTGWRLNTLLATTHIPLHQVALRLSADLVEEKLDALTSFCLRFNSNPRLVVAGLNPHAGEQGQLGTEELDWLIPLLERWRLAHPNVTLLGPMPPDSCWLSAAQAWNQTPAPNSPDGLLALYHDQGLIPVKLLAFDQAVNTTLGLSFLRTSPDHGTGFDIAGLGIARSASMLAAIESAWQLSRA comes from the coding sequence ATGACCACAACCTCCAATTGCCCCGACGCTAATCAGCGGCTGGTGATTGCCCTCGGTGATCCAGCGGGCATCGGCATGGAAGTGACGCTTAAGGCCCTGGCAGATCCACAACGGCCGGCCAACGTCAGCCCACTATTGGTGGGCTGCAGAGCCAGCCTGGAACGCGCCGCTCAGCAACTCAAGGAACGAACCCAGGCACCCATAGCTGACCCGGATGGCTTGGAGGTGGACGATCAACCCATCCCCGGCGGCCCGCTGGAGCCTGGCAGTGCCGGGAGCATCAGCGGTGCAGCCAGCTTCCAGTGGTTGACCCGGGCCGTGCAGCTGGTGCAACAGGGCCAGGGATGTGCACTGGTAACGGCTCCGATTGCCAAGCACGCCTGGCATGCCGCAGGGCATCGCTATCCCGGACAGACCGAACGCCTCGCAGAACTCGACGGTGGAAAACGGGCCTCCATGTTGTTCACGGCCCTGTCTCCGCAGACGGGATGGCGTCTCAACACGCTGCTGGCCACCACCCACATCCCCCTGCATCAGGTAGCTCTGCGACTGTCCGCTGACCTGGTGGAAGAGAAATTGGATGCGCTGACAAGCTTCTGCCTTCGCTTCAATTCCAACCCCAGGCTGGTGGTGGCGGGTCTCAATCCCCACGCAGGTGAACAGGGTCAACTGGGAACAGAAGAACTGGACTGGCTCATTCCTTTGCTGGAACGTTGGCGGCTTGCGCATCCCAACGTGACATTGCTGGGGCCCATGCCACCGGACAGCTGCTGGCTGAGTGCCGCCCAGGCCTGGAACCAGACACCTGCACCCAACAGCCCGGATGGGCTCTTGGCGCTATACCACGACCAGGGGTTGATCCCCGTCAAACTCCTGGCGTTCGATCAGGCCGTGAACACCACCCTCGGCCTCTCCTTCTTGCGAACGTCACCGGACCATGGCACGGGTTTCGACATCGCCGGTCTAGGAATCGCGCGGTCGGCCAGCATGCTGGCCGCGATCGAGTCGGCCTGGCAACTCAGCCGGGCTTGA
- a CDS encoding chemotaxis protein: protein MSQSVSFRITRTAEDVAQMLNALSQRLVKLEQRLETLELEMRHQRSQSESMPADELQRLDDVDQLLLDCQELLSSSEPESHDETAGAESPAFESGDADLQMAA, encoded by the coding sequence ATGAGTCAGTCCGTCTCCTTCCGCATCACGCGAACCGCTGAGGATGTTGCGCAGATGCTTAATGCGTTGTCTCAACGCCTCGTGAAGTTGGAACAACGACTGGAAACTCTCGAGCTGGAGATGCGCCACCAGCGCAGTCAGTCGGAGTCCATGCCGGCTGATGAGCTGCAACGTCTTGATGATGTGGATCAGTTGCTGCTCGACTGCCAAGAATTGCTGAGCAGTTCGGAGCCTGAGAGCCATGATGAGACGGCCGGTGCTGAAAGTCCTGCATTTGAGTCCGGAGATGCGGACCTGCAGATGGCTGCATAA
- a CDS encoding HNH endonuclease — MHNRDAVFLEELCPKLRVRRWRQSLHSYTGKSCIYCGKPSESIDHILPRARGGLSVTENCVPACLSCNGHKSDAEVFDWYRRQRFYDPRRAMAIRAWMDGDLRLALRLLQWAQPESSQSVPPSTPGEPSLNNQDDSDWMLQVA; from the coding sequence ATGCACAACAGGGATGCGGTCTTCCTCGAAGAACTTTGCCCCAAATTGCGTGTCCGACGATGGCGTCAATCCCTCCACTCTTATACCGGTAAAAGTTGTATTTACTGCGGCAAACCTTCTGAATCTATTGATCACATCCTTCCCCGTGCTCGAGGAGGTTTGAGCGTGACCGAAAATTGTGTTCCAGCATGTCTGTCATGCAATGGTCACAAATCTGACGCTGAAGTGTTCGATTGGTATCGCCGTCAACGCTTCTACGATCCTCGACGGGCAATGGCCATCCGAGCCTGGATGGATGGCGACTTGCGCTTGGCCCTGCGCCTACTCCAGTGGGCACAACCGGAATCATCTCAATCGGTTCCCCCTTCAACCCCAGGCGAACCGTCACTCAACAATCAAGACGACTCCGACTGGATGTTGCAGGTGGCCTGA